A single region of the Leptodactylus fuscus isolate aLepFus1 chromosome 5, aLepFus1.hap2, whole genome shotgun sequence genome encodes:
- the LOC142205111 gene encoding hemagglutinin/amebocyte aggregation factor-like produces MQVILALLLGIAVVSAAPQERWANNYDQVLNYQCPSHQSINLIFSIHDNKREDRIWDFGCQNTFNNPGSCSWTGYVNDFDQEFTFTCPFGTVLSGMDSYHDNGREDRRWRFLCCQGETAVQRNCQWSGYINDFDGYLRWDAPPNHYLVGAHSYHDNHREDRRWNYYSCEKN; encoded by the exons ATGCAGGTGATTTTGGCATTGCTGCTCGGGATCGCTGTGGTTTCTGCAGCTCCTCAAG AGCGATGGGCCAATAACTACGATCAAGTTCTCAACTATCAGTGTCCGAGTCATCAGAGCATTAACTTAATTTTCAG CATCCATGATAATAAGCGTGAGGATCGTATCTGGGATTTCGGCTGTCAGAACACCTTTAATAACCCAGGTTCCTGTTCCTGGACGGGTTACGTCAATGACTTTGACCAAGAGTTCACTTTCACCTGTCCCTTTGGCACCGTCCTGAGTGGAATGGATAGTTACCATGATAATGGAAGAGAAGACAGGAG ATGGAGATTCCTCTGCTGTCAAGGTGAGACGGCTGTCCAGAGAAACTGCCAGTGGAGCGGCTACATCAATGACTTTGATGGCTACCTAAGATGGGACGCACCTCCAAACCATTACCTTGTTGGGGCTCATAgttaccatgacaaccacagaga GGACAGACGCTGGAATTACTATTCATGCGAGAAGAACTGA